In Leptolyngbya sp. O-77, the genomic window GTGCAGAGGCCGCAGTGGACGCACAGGTCTTCATCAATCAGGATTTCGCGGCTGGCGGTGGAAATGCCAATATCCTGCGATCGCAGCCAGTCCAGCGCTGCATCCAGCTGATCAATATCGCCCGACAGCTCCACTACCAGCGTCCCGATTTGATTCGGCGCGACCTGGGCGCGGATGATGTTGGCAGCCACGTTGAAATCCTTTGCCAGCCGATAGGTGACGGGCATGTGAACCGAGCGCTTGGGAAAGGTGAGGGTGACGCGCTTTTTCACAGATCTTTCACAGGTGACTCCCTAGCCTCGATTAGGCTAGGCCGGAGCAGACAGCTTTGCGGCCAGTTCTTCGGCAGTGGTGTTTTCGTAATACTCAAAGGGCTGATGAATCCAAGGGTTGT contains:
- a CDS encoding NIL domain-containing protein, whose amino-acid sequence is MKKRVTLTFPKRSVHMPVTYRLAKDFNVAANIIRAQVAPNQIGTLVVELSGDIDQLDAALDWLRSQDIGISTASREILIDEDLCVHCGLCTGVCPTEALSLDPQTFRLNFGRSRCIVCEQCIPACPVQAISTNL